From Pseudothermotoga thermarum DSM 5069, a single genomic window includes:
- the purE gene encoding 5-(carboxyamino)imidazole ribonucleotide mutase produces MKIAVVVGSEDDLKALQEAFDILKDFSVAYDVFVLPAHKATQEIFELAKNVEANGYEVVIVAAGTLAYLPALVAANTSLPVIGVPIASFSLSGLNVLFSASQMPPEIPVATVAINNVKNAALLAVEILALKDQHLRAKLLQYRDEMKKSVLEKNKELFEKE; encoded by the coding sequence ATGAAAATAGCCGTTGTGGTTGGCAGCGAAGATGATTTGAAGGCTTTACAGGAGGCTTTTGATATTTTAAAAGACTTTTCTGTCGCCTACGACGTTTTTGTTCTCCCTGCACACAAGGCTACGCAAGAAATCTTTGAACTTGCAAAAAATGTTGAAGCAAACGGCTATGAGGTGGTCATAGTTGCTGCCGGCACGTTGGCTTACTTGCCCGCGCTTGTGGCTGCAAACACCTCTTTACCAGTCATAGGTGTACCAATTGCATCCTTTTCCTTAAGTGGTCTGAACGTGCTTTTCTCGGCATCTCAAATGCCTCCCGAAATTCCCGTTGCAACCGTGGCGATAAACAATGTCAAGAACGCCGCCTTACTTGCGGTAGAAATTTTGGCTTTGAAAGATCAACATCTGAGAGCAAAACTTCTACAATACCGAGACGAGATGAAAAAGAGTGTCCTTGAAAAGAACAAGGAGTTGTTTGAAAAGGAGTGA
- a CDS encoding adenosine-specific kinase, protein MEFEIVQVNIPEGANVIIGHSHFIKTIEDLYEVLVTTNPNLKFGIAFNEASGPCLVRYEGNDEELTKVAIENAQKIGAGHLFVIVIKNGYPINVLNQIKNVQEVCRIFAATANPLQVIVVKTEQGRGVVGVVDGFAVKGVEEEKDKEWRRNFLRNVTKYKK, encoded by the coding sequence GTGGAATTTGAAATTGTTCAAGTGAACATTCCAGAGGGTGCGAACGTTATAATCGGTCATTCCCACTTTATCAAAACCATTGAGGACCTTTACGAAGTTTTGGTCACCACGAATCCAAACTTGAAATTTGGGATAGCTTTCAACGAAGCGAGTGGACCGTGTTTGGTGAGGTACGAAGGTAACGACGAGGAGTTAACAAAAGTGGCAATTGAAAACGCACAAAAGATAGGTGCAGGGCATCTTTTTGTGATAGTTATCAAGAACGGTTATCCCATCAACGTTTTAAATCAAATTAAAAATGTCCAAGAAGTTTGCAGAATCTTTGCTGCTACTGCAAACCCACTTCAAGTCATCGTCGTCAAAACTGAGCAAGGAAGGGGAGTTGTTGGGGTAGTCGATGGTTTTGCCGTCAAAGGTGTTGAAGAAGAAAAAGACAAAGAATGGCGAAGAAACTTTCTCAGAAATGTCACAAAGTACAAAAAATGA